The Chiloscyllium punctatum isolate Juve2018m chromosome 42, sChiPun1.3, whole genome shotgun sequence genome includes a region encoding these proteins:
- the LOC140465551 gene encoding heat shock protein 30C-like, producing MLSYRPFHPSRLCQQPVYTLAPVAHRLWEPLECNRWEQVEDVRKSMKFINRVLEDLTAECFGEIARTRDNKSDANEEGKRQSEDKDGDGFSVSLNVQHFSPEDLRVKVFGRKVLVTGKHEKKCDGGSGCYSYKHEEFRREFQLPEDVDAEALRCCLSQDGRLKVQAPCLALPTVNERTVPINITSDTTTTPRLNPDHETEEQESGKDVGMKKDEEQMDS from the coding sequence ATGCTGAGCTATCGGCCTTTCCACCcttcacgtctgtgccagcagcCTGTATACACACTGGCGCCTGTTGCACACAGGCTCTGGGAACCACTTGAATGTAACAGGTGGGAACAGGTGGAAGATGTGAGAAAGAGCATGAAGTTCATCAATCGAGTTCTTGAGGATCTGACAGCAGAATGTTTTGGGGAAATTGCAAGAACTCGAGACAACAAATCTGATGCTAATGAAGAAGGTAAAAGACAATCCGAGGACAAGGATGGAGATGGCTTTTCTGTGTCCCTGAATGTCCAGCACTTCTCCCCAGAAGACCTGAGGGTGAAAGTATTTGGAAGAAAAGTGCTGGTGACAGGAAAACACGAGAAGAAATGTGATGGTGGCAGCGGCTGTTACAGCTACAAACATGAAGAGTTCAGGAGAGAATtccagctgccagaggatgtcgaTGCTGAAGCTCTTAGATGCTGTTTGTCACAGGACGGTCGGTTAAAGGTTCAAGCCCCATGCCTGGCACTGCCAACTGTGAATGAACGGACCGTCCCCATCAACATCACCTCGGATACAACAACCACTCCCCGGCTCAATCCTGACCAtgagacagaggaacaggagagtgggaaggatgtGGGGATGAAGAAAGATGAAGAACAGATGGACAGTTAA
- the LOC140465761 gene encoding heat shock protein 30C-like: MLSYRAFHPSRLCQQPVYTLAPVAHRLWEPLECNRWEQVEDVRKGMKFINRVLEDLTAECFGEIPRTRDNKSDANEEGKRQFENKDGDGFSVSLNVQHFSPEDLRVKVFGRKVLVTGKHEKKCDGGSGCYSYKYEEFRREFQLPEDVDAEALRCCLSQDGQLKVQAPRLALPAVNEQTVPINITSDTTTTPRLNPNQETEEQESGKDVGMKKAEEQIDS; the protein is encoded by the coding sequence ATGCTGAGCTATCGGGCTTTCCACCcttcacgtctgtgccagcagcCTGTATACACACTGGCGCCTGTTGCACACAGGCTCTGGGAACCACTTGAATGTAACAGGTGGGAACAGGTGGAAGATGTGCGAAAGGGCATGAAGTTCATCAATCGAGTTCTTGAGGATCTGACAGCAGAATGTTTTGGGGAAATACCAAGAACTCGAGACAACAAATCTGATGCTAATGAAGAAGGTAAAAGACAATTCGAGAACAAGGATGGAGATGGCTTTTCTGTGTCCCTGAATGTCCAGCACTTCTCCCCAGAAGACCTGAGGGTGAAAGTATTTGGGAGAAAAGTGCTGGTGACAGGAAAACACGAGAAGAAATGTGATGGTGGCAGCGGCTGTTACAGCTACAAATATGAAGAGTTCAGGAGAGAATtccagctgccagaggatgtcgaTGCTGAAGCTCTTCGATGCTGTTTGTCACAGGACGGTCAGTTGAAGGTTCAAGCCCCACGCCTGGCACTGCCAGCTGTGAATGAACAGACCGTCCCCATCAACATCACCTCGGATACAACAACCACTCCCCGGCTCAATCCTAACCaagagacagaggaacaggagagtgggaaggatgtGGGGATGAAGAAAGCTGAAGAACAGATAGACAGTTAA